Proteins found in one bacterium genomic segment:
- a CDS encoding class I SAM-dependent methyltransferase produces the protein MMKRLRQALLMEEHVCPWWLAYTFDHRLRRLLHRPEQLLDGLVSAGQTVADIGCGMGFFSIAMAHLVGPAGRVIAVDVQPKMFAVLQRRATRSGLWPRIRPHLSERDKLGLHDPLDFALAFWMVHETPSPANLFNEIHQLLKPRAALLVAEPMIHVPMARFREVLAAAHAAGLQTEAQPKIALSRAAILRRPA, from the coding sequence ATGATGAAACGCTTGCGCCAAGCCCTCTTGATGGAAGAACACGTATGCCCGTGGTGGCTGGCTTACACTTTTGATCACCGCTTGCGCCGCCTGCTGCATCGGCCGGAGCAGCTTCTCGACGGTCTGGTGTCTGCCGGCCAAACCGTGGCGGATATCGGCTGTGGCATGGGATTTTTCAGCATTGCCATGGCTCACCTGGTGGGCCCGGCGGGCCGGGTCATTGCGGTGGACGTGCAGCCGAAAATGTTTGCGGTGCTGCAGCGCCGGGCCACCCGCAGCGGCCTATGGCCGCGCATTCGGCCCCATTTGAGCGAACGCGACAAGTTGGGACTCCACGATCCGCTCGACTTTGCTCTGGCGTTTTGGATGGTGCACGAGACGCCCAGTCCCGCAAACCTGTTCAACGAGATCCACCAGTTGTTGAAACCTCGTGCCGCGCTGCTGGTGGCAGAGCCGATGATTCATGTTCCCATGGCGCGCTTTCGCGAAGTATTGGCGGCCGCGCATGCTGCCGGTTTGCAAACGGAGGCGCAGCCGAAGATCGCGCTCAGTCGCGCTGCAATACTGCGCCGGCCGGCATGA
- a CDS encoding right-handed parallel beta-helix repeat-containing protein: protein MRFKEEDSGSESAPVIWQAAPGAEVMLSGGREIRDFEPVTAPEVLQRFPEAARPHVVQADLRAAGIDDYGSLGDQDGPGLEVFCNGKRLQLARYPNQGYLEIAAVPQSGAEPINEGSWQWQRFGIPVGRHFGRIQFADDRPRQWQPAPDIWLHGYFCWDWRDGFQQVRSIDPQKQEITLAPPYHEYGFHQQQRFYFLNVLEELDQPGEWYLDRTSGRLYLWPPVALAEAELLVSVLSGPLVASHNASHLQFKNIIFALSRGDGMVIKGGGNNLIAGCTLRNLGRNAIVIEGGTHQGVQSCDLYHLGGGGVVLDSGERKTLTPGNSFIDNTHIHHFGEVRKTTCPAIDTRGVGNRIAHNLINDSPDAGVMYWGNDMLLEFNEIHHIAKESDDVGAFYTGRDYTMRGNVIRYNYFHHLQKPMHVGVMAVYLDDFASGATVVGNVFYKAGRAVFLGGGREHRIENNVFVECSPSVFLDARGLVRNTEFFDGRITTLTDRMQAMNYTAPPYSERYPELLTLYQDDPARPKHNRILRNISVGGRWLDLYSGLELSLLEITNNLIADSVIFRTSAETGVETENFTEFPRGHAATAAAFEQRGNRIITGNPGFVDFAGADFRLREDSPAYRLGFEKIPVEQIGLYRDAYRKALPEPSAAE from the coding sequence TTGAGATTCAAAGAAGAAGATTCGGGCAGCGAATCCGCGCCGGTAATTTGGCAGGCGGCTCCCGGCGCAGAAGTGATGCTGAGCGGCGGCCGCGAGATTCGAGATTTCGAGCCGGTCACCGCGCCGGAGGTGCTGCAGCGTTTTCCGGAGGCCGCGCGACCGCACGTGGTTCAAGCTGACCTGCGGGCAGCGGGCATCGATGACTACGGCTCGCTCGGTGATCAGGACGGCCCCGGCCTCGAGGTGTTCTGCAACGGCAAACGGCTGCAGCTCGCACGTTATCCCAATCAGGGTTATCTCGAGATTGCTGCCGTGCCGCAATCCGGTGCCGAGCCGATCAACGAAGGAAGCTGGCAATGGCAACGCTTTGGCATTCCGGTGGGACGCCATTTCGGACGAATTCAATTTGCCGATGATCGTCCGCGGCAGTGGCAGCCCGCTCCCGATATTTGGCTGCATGGCTATTTCTGCTGGGACTGGCGCGACGGCTTCCAGCAAGTCAGAAGTATTGATCCACAGAAACAGGAAATCACGCTGGCGCCGCCGTATCACGAATACGGCTTTCACCAGCAGCAGCGGTTCTATTTTCTGAATGTGTTGGAAGAGTTGGACCAGCCCGGTGAATGGTATCTGGACCGCACCAGCGGCCGGTTGTATCTCTGGCCGCCGGTCGCGCTGGCAGAGGCCGAACTTCTGGTCTCTGTGCTGTCCGGTCCGCTGGTGGCGTCGCATAACGCCTCGCATCTGCAGTTCAAAAACATTATCTTTGCCTTGAGCCGGGGCGACGGCATGGTGATCAAAGGTGGCGGCAATAATCTCATCGCGGGCTGCACGCTGCGCAACCTGGGCAGGAATGCCATTGTCATAGAAGGGGGCACGCACCAGGGGGTGCAGAGCTGCGATCTTTACCATCTCGGCGGCGGCGGCGTGGTGTTGGACAGCGGCGAGCGCAAAACCCTGACGCCGGGCAACAGTTTCATTGACAATACGCACATTCACCATTTTGGCGAGGTGCGCAAGACTACTTGTCCCGCGATCGACACGCGCGGCGTGGGCAATCGCATCGCGCACAACTTGATTAACGACTCACCCGATGCCGGCGTGATGTATTGGGGCAATGACATGCTGCTCGAGTTCAATGAGATTCACCACATCGCCAAGGAGAGTGACGACGTCGGCGCGTTTTACACCGGCCGTGACTACACCATGCGCGGCAACGTGATTCGCTACAACTACTTCCACCATCTGCAAAAGCCTATGCACGTCGGCGTGATGGCGGTGTATCTTGATGACTTTGCCAGCGGCGCGACGGTGGTGGGAAACGTTTTTTATAAAGCCGGCCGCGCCGTATTTCTGGGCGGCGGCCGCGAGCACCGGATCGAGAACAATGTCTTTGTGGAATGCTCGCCCTCGGTATTTCTCGACGCGCGCGGTTTGGTGCGCAACACCGAATTTTTCGACGGCCGCATCACCACGCTCACCGACCGCATGCAGGCGATGAACTACACCGCGCCGCCTTACAGCGAAAGATATCCCGAGTTGTTGACCCTTTACCAGGATGATCCGGCGCGGCCGAAGCATAACCGCATTTTGCGCAATATTTCGGTGGGCGGCCGCTGGCTCGATCTCTACAGCGGCCTCGAACTGTCGCTGCTCGAAATTACGAACAACCTTATTGCCGACTCCGTCATTTTTCGTACCAGCGCAGAAACCGGCGTGGAGACCGAGAATTTCACGGAGTTCCCGCGCGGCCATGCCGCCACGGCGGCCGCCTTCGAGCAGCGCGGCAACCGCATCATCACCGGCAATCCTGGATTCGTCGATTTTGCCGGCGCGGATTTCCGCCTGCGGGAGGATTCGCCCGCCTACCGGCTTGGTTTCGAGAAGATTCCGGTCGAGCAGATCGGATTGTATCGTGATGCTTATCGCAAAGCCCTGCCCGAACCCTCCGCGGCAGAATGA